The genomic window AAAAATAGCAACAAAGTTTTAAtgattgagtgacaggttggCACATAAAAAAATCTTTCTCCGCTGCACTGTTTCAACACAATGGGGCAGGGCGCGCTGcggtgtgtgtaggggggctatggaaagACACTAGGTGGTTAGGTATTTTCCTTTGGGGGAAAAACACTTCTCATCTCTGTGGtaggctaagtgaataacatGATACTCCTACGCCTGTAATATTTTATTTCGATTTATTAGAGCGGGGTCAAGTATACCGTTGAAGCTGCTTcactcttagctagctagctgtaaaatGTGCTAGTGTTATTAGCCTTAGCCTATTTAGCTAGCTCAAACCAGTTAATCTACCACGGTGGATATCAGAAATGGGCTTCACCAAAACGATTAGGAGAACGATGAGCGTCAGCATCAAACCACAGACCGCCGCCAGGCCCAACAGCGATGACACTGCCGAGCTCCAGCTAGCTCGGTGTGcagagtctacccacccttccaaATGCGCCGCCAGGATAATGGCTCCATAGCCGCCTCCACCTCCGACTGTTCCTGATGATCTTGGAACAGAGGAGCTAGACCAGGTTAGCCTAGAATCCTACCCTAGCCACAGGTTTTCTGTACAAAAACTTAAATTTAATAGCAACTGGTTCATAAGCTCTAATTTAAGCATTCTATATGTTTCAAGTTTAAAATAGTGGTAAATATGTTTAAGCATAGATTTTCCTTTGTATTTATTAATTTTTGCCATTCGTTTGCCATGCGTCCTTGTCCTTGATAGCCAACGCATTAGATTTATCAGTTGATTTATCATCATTTGCTTTTGTCAGTCAGCTGTTTAAGAGCGCTCATTGCGTTGTTTTTTCCAGGTGCACGCGAGAACTGGTGTTCTCCGTGCCATCCGTAGCCAGAAGTAGTAGACCGTTAGTTTAGCTTTATTATTTTCTGTCAATATTAGTTTTATTTCTTGGATCTGCTGATGATGGTggacaatatcactagacaactagcctacagctagacaccagtGCGCATCCAATTCATCCAACAAGTAGACTATACTCTAATGACAGTAGGCTTATAAATTGCCTATTTTCATTGTAAGAGGTTTTAACGTTCGGTGAGAAGCATTCGATTTTGCAATGGCACAGGCCTACATTACTTTGGATTTGTGTGCCCAATGACAACTGTTTTCACGGTGAAACACGTAGGCATAGTAACACGTACGGGGCATTTCCCGAGAACTCCAATATCCATAGTTTGTACAGGGTTTAACTTCAATGTTGTAATTAAATTCTTACATTCTTAATAAGGACACATAACACTGTCATAAATGTAATTTAATGTAAAGAAAGAAAGGTAGTGTTTTATGTCACACGATCTGTGAAGACTCCAAGCATTAACTCATGAATTAGGGTGTAAAAAatacgcacgaaatctgctgttATATATGATGTACATATATGCACGAATTGAACGTGAGGTTGGgctgacataatttacaaaggaagcatgtgtgtttagtgagtccaccagatcagaggaagtagggatgaccagggatgttctgtgtttagtgagtccaccagatcagaggaagtagggatgaccagggatgttctctgtttagtgagtcctccagatcagaggaagtagggatgaccagggatgttctctgtttagtgagtccaccagatcagaggaagtagggatgaccagggatgttctctgtttagtgagtcctccagatcagaggaagtagggatgaccagggatgttctctgtttagtgagtcctccagatcagaggaagtagggatgaccagggatgttctctgtttagtgagtccaccagatcagaggaagtagggatgaccagggatgttctgtgtttagtgagtccaccagatcagaggaagtagggatgaccagggatgttctctgtttagtgagtcctccagatcagaggaagtagggatgaccagggatgttctctgtttagtgagtccaccagatcagaggaagtggggatgaccagggatgttctcttgataagtgtgtgaattggacaatttttctgtcctgctaagcattcgaaatgtaattAGTACGtgtgggtgtcagggaaaaagtACATTAGGCATTTTTCGTTTCATTGTTTTTTAATTCTAAGcaagtcacagcctatatgcgCAATTTgtagactataatgatttaatacaacaaaatgttgtttaaataCTGTTGTGTCGCACTCGCTTCACAgtgtatttctttgtaggctatatccttgaaataatataaataatatacccTAAATAATTCATTTTTGTTCCTTTTAGGCttcctgtctggctcctgacctatttagagtgtttatatgctgtttaattcgacatgtagcctatttgaaattatgttcacttcttacattcaccttttcatatttattcaaatacttttcatTAAAATCCagatggtttggtttcaatacttaaAAACCAATTGGTAGGTCtaggtagtcacaaaaatagatgggtgttggttaaattgtgattttaatgaatggagcgaatTTGGAGCGGCAGTTTTTTCCCCCTGTGAGCATGAATCGGTTTTTAGCGGAGCTCAACTCCTCCCACATACTCTGGTGGGAACGCAATAGAGCTCGagagcttgtagtcctaaaacccggaaattagttacctctggttcgttcagccatccctgttggaaaaatgaatggggaaagaatagggttttgggataaacgttgaaaataaggtctgaagtCAACACATGCTTAGGATATCTTATACGTTTTGTCCTATgcgataatatcagtcagttaacattaCTTTTAGTGGCGTGTTTTTAGGGAATCTTAGATGGTGGGAAAGCAACAAATAGTCAATCTCTGACAAGGGAGGAGCTGGTttttatatattgtgtatattaATTTCTTCTGAATGCAGATAGTCTggatacccccaagccataagactatttagcagtcttacggcttggaggtagaagctgttcagggtcctgttggttccagacttggtgtatCGGTACCAcctgccgtgtggtagcagagagaacagtcaatgacttgggtggctggagtcttagacaatttttagggcctttctctaacaccgcctggtatagaggtcctggatggcagggagctcagccccagtgatgtactgggccgtacgcattaccctctgtagcgccttgcggtcggatgccaagcagttgccataccaagcggtgattcagccagtcaagatgctctcaatggtgcagctgaacttgaagctctcgacccgcttcactacagccccgtcaaggtggatgggggcgtgcccttcatttcctgtagtccacgatcagctcttttaaCTTGGTGACGTTGAGGgggaggttattgtcctggcaccacactgccaggtcactgacgtCGTCACTGAcgtcctccctgtaggctgtctcatcgtcgttggtgatcaggcctaccaccgtcgtgttgtcagcaaacttattgatggcgttggagtcgtgcatgaccacgcagtcttgggtcaacagggagcacaggaggggactaagcacgcacccctgaggggcccccattttgagggtcagcgtggtggatggGTTGTGGCCTTATCCtcgccacctgggggcggcacgtcaggaagtccaggatccagttgcagtgacacgtgttaagcaaatgtttactcctgaacttatttaggcttgccataacaaaggagttgaacaTTTCGACAAACCtagttccactttgacattatgggttaatGTGTGTAGGTCTGAATTTTAATACGGTTAAaactcaggctgtaaaacaacaaaatgtggaaaaagtaaagggatgTAAAgacattctgaaggcactatagatAGATGTACATGTAAACAGGACTAACAGTGAatagtagcaggataaatagatactaatggtaaagGCAATAATCAATGAACGACAGCGTAGTCAATACTAAATCAATACTAATTTTAGCAGCAGTGTAGGTGTGAGGTGAAGCAGTAGACGTCAGCCATTTAACCGTCTTATGGCCAGGGGATAGAAGCTGCTTAGGAGTCTGTTGGTCTGAGCGTTGATGCGCCGGTACGGTAGTATGGAGAACAGTCCATGTCTCAGGTGGCTGGAGTGTTTGGCAATTGTTCAGGCTTTTCTCAGACACCACCTGGCATGTacgtcctggatggctgggagctcatcctcagtgatgcactgggccgtccGCACCACCCGCTGTAGGGTCTTCCGGTCgaagggcggtgcagttgccttaccatatggtgatacaaccagtcaggatgctctcgatggtgcagctgtagaagttcCTAAGGATCTGAGTGGCCATCCCAAATCGTTTCAGCCTTCTGAGGGAGAAGAGGCAAtgccgtgccttcttcacgactgtgctggTGTCAGAGGTCCACGTTAAGTCCTCAGTAATGTGGACATCGAGGAACTTCGATGTGGACATCTAGCAACTCGAGGAacctctccactgcggccccaaGTTCTATTAGGTACAGAGTAATGATAATGGAAATAGATGTGCAGAAACTGCATGTGTGGAAACAGCTACAATTAGTATAagcacagatgaaaggggaaaagTATCATTATTTTGTATATTATGTTCTAGGATGATAATTTCTTGTATGAAATGAATTGAAAGACATTACATTTTTAACAGTCGACTCATGAAATACATGCAACGGCCTGGGACTGATGTGACAGAGTGCACTCAACAAGATAATGCCGATATCAAGAGAAATTACAAAGAATGTTATTGAATTGGGACTGGAAATATACAATTCGGCTACGTCAAAATAGTTCAATTTAATCGTGTTCCAATTCTAAAGCGTGTCCCAATGACAAGTACAAAGTTACCCCTGCTAAAAAATAGATACATCTAAAACGCTATATTAAACAGGAAGAGAAGTTCATAGTCGAACTGCATTGTGGGATAGAACACCGGTGCCGTTTCTCTCAAAAGAATTGTAAAGATGATGGTGAGTAGCCGTTCATGCTTCGCTCATTCAGACAAAATCCACCCGCATCCGTCAAATTATCCGTGTATATGTGTTCCCAATTTGCATGTATTGTAAAATGTATGCTCTTTCTATCCAGATTGACTCATTATTTTTCTAATAAAATACGTTATAAAGTCCACCGTTATCACGATGCTAACAAGTAGCATCACTTCGCATCATATGGACATACCGGTATTGTTACAAGTTAGCGACGGTCCTGTACGGTTAgttaattttttttggggggggggttagcTATGTACATTAGTAATATGCTGACATGGGGTTTATAGTTATGTGTAAACCCATGTATATTGTTTCGTAGTAGTCATCGCGTCTGGTTAAGTAAAATAGCTACGTATTGGCTTTGTCAACTTGTGCTAACGTTACTAGCTAGCAAGGTGTGGTTGTCTGTCACGGTTTGAAGGATCCAGTTTTTGTCAAATTTAACGCCAGATTTGAATTCTCGTAATGGGGTAGagtttacgcagcaggttaggataaacGGGTTAGTTGAAATGCAAAAAATATCTTGACAAGGTGGATCCATTCTAACCATGTGCTAACTACAGTAGTAGCTAGCAAGAAGTGGTTGTCGGTCTTGACAGCGTTGTGGCGCATCAGATTGTTAGAACAGTCGAGAACCTTCCAGCTATGCTATGCTAGGCTAGTTAGCGGGTTATATCTCCCATATGGGCCCAACTAAGCATGTTTTTGTCTGTTATTGACATATTGGAAGGCTAGCCCCTTAGACACTAAATACGTTATTTTACGTTGAACTGGTGTAAGGCCCCGTCATGTTATCGAGCAAAAGTGGGGAGAGGGGAGCGCCGTTGCTTGGCCTTAATCAAATGAAACAATCTGCGTCCCTCGGTCATTTTGACAAGCAGCATGCTTCATCGTCCAGAAACGGATCTTTTACATAATACATGTTAGAATTTGTAACTAGTTAATTGGTGAGGCAGATGGCTAAAGcgttattaaaaacaatcaagttTGCACGTGAGAATACAATCATTACTACTATTCTGAGATACATAGACATTATTTAAATTAAACTGTTTCACAAATGTGCATTTGGAAAATCATAACTAGCACGCAGGTCACTGTAAACTGTCACTCCACATGAAAATGGTTGCAGACTGCTGTTGTCTCTTATTATCGGCAACTTCAGGAGCATCTGTGATGGCCAGCATTTGtcttaattatttcatcaaacacTACGCTTAAAGCCAAATGTGTGGAGTCATGACTTGGGTTCGAGTCACGAATTTTTATGACTTGAATCTACTtgatagaagaaaaaaaatgacaTGGAGCCTCAAGACTCTGGACTTGAGACtgagactgatgtcttgaaattaTCTGGCCAAGTTCTGTCAGTCATTTTGTGCACAGTCTGTGTGGATAACCCTTCAGCCACCTGAGACAGTAttgcacataaaaaaaaaaactttgcaaGATTGGCTGGTGAAACGCACACTTGGCCCTGTGATTGGACCAGCAATCTGTCAATCAACACAGGTCAGGTGAGCTAGCTCATTGAGGTTTGGAGGCATTGCTAGTGTGAAACTGGGGgaaatatatttttatacatattttatatttatacctTTTATTAAATTATTTGATCTGGTCACTAACAAAAGCCTATGCCAATTGACCCAGATTTTGGTTTAAAAAAATCCGATCTGTGCTTCAGAACAGGAAGTTGCGTGtgttgaccaatgaccagtcattAGCATTGGTGCGCAAAAGGCGGTGCACATATCCAGATTAGTGACCAGAAAGAGCTCGTTTCATTTTTGACAGGGGAAAAAAAGGTTAGCCTACCTACATTATCCATATAAAGTTCTGTTTAACAATCTGCTACGGACGTATCTTTGCCACAATAGGCTACTTGGTGATTTCATTGATCATGTTTCAGATGGGCCTCGTTTGGGTGTGTTACAGGGCTCGACGTTAACGCTCTTCCGGGGCAAGTAAAATAAAATCACTATCAAACTATTTTAAGCCACGCCAAGCAGAATTGTATCAGTGTCTGGATGCAATGTGTTAAGCACTTGCCTCCCAATCTCTGCAGAGCTCTTTGGAGTATTATTGTAGGCCTGTATTGACGGGCACGAGCAGTCTTTCAATCATGCAGTCGAGAGATGCTTTTGAGATCAAAGTGAGCCTAGCTGCGTGCTAGTAGGAGTTACAATGCTTCACTAGAAATGGCCGTAGCTTTCTTAGCTTTTCTAAGGGGATGTCAGACTCGGCgcacacagccacaaagtcctgAATAAATTCTCGTCTTGAACCTGCTAATACCCTTACACTAGTAATGGTCGTTTGAAGAGGCATGCTCTGGCTAACAGTGCTTTTCTTTGTTCTTCACATTGGCTTTAGACATTAAGTGGTCATCCCGTTGTGTTTTTACAGCTCCACTCAATAGTATGTTGACAGAATTTCCAAAACACCTCGTAGTTCTTTGGGTATTGCTCTGCTCTGAATTTAGGGGTTAGGGTCGAATGTTTTAGTTTTTGACGACTTGGCCCTCTGACGGCGTCTTCGACATGTTTCTCAAAGTGACAGCCAAGTTGTGAGGTGACGTAAGAGTCCGACTTTCTACATTACACTTTTTTTAATAAATCAATTTCGGTCAAAATATGGAAAATCATGCAATATTCCACGTTTTACAGTTGATTCCATTTTTATTACCAAATTCCGCGATTCCGTCCACGGAAATCATAGTACCCTACCTCTCCATCCTTCCCACTCTTAACCAGGGCCCAACTTGTCTGCATAGTGACTGTAATATCGATGTCTGTCTCCAGCCAACATCTTGCTGAAGGATGTCTTGCTCATCTCTCAATTCATTCgttccctcctctccctgtagCCCACACCGGTTATCATCTCTCAATtctttccttccctcctctccctgtagCCCACACCGGTTATCCTGCTTAAGGAGGGGACAGATACGTCTCAGGGCGTCCCTCAGCTGATCAGCAACATCAATGCCTGCCAGGTCATCGCTGAGGCCGTCCGCACCACACTTGGGCCTCGCGGCATGGACAAACTCATGGTGGATGGCAGAggtgagagggatggaggagatgtCAGAGAAGGGGGGAAAATGGTCTGCCATTTTGGGGGGACGGGAGCATGGCCTGCAGTAGTTGGACACTTGTTTTTGCAATGATACTGAAGCTATGTGTGTGGGATGTCTCCCTCAGGTAAAGCCACCATCTCCAATGACGGGGCGACCATCCTGAAGCTGCTGGATGTGGTTCACCCTGCTGCCAAGACCCTGGTGGACATCGCACGCTCCCAGGATGCTGAGGTCTGTGTGTGTCTTGTTTGTGTACATCTGTCTCTGTGAAAGTGTTAGTGATGGCtcctctagccccccccccctacccaTCTGGCTCCTCTAGCCCCCCCATCTGGCTCCTTAGCCCCCCATCCTCTAGCCCCCCCATCTGACTCCTCTCGTTCTAGTGTTAGTCTGTTCCCTCTCCATTTGTATTCATTGTTTTCTATTCTCTGTCCAGGTGGGTGACGGTACCACGTCTGTAACCCTGTTGGCAGCAGAGTTCCTGAAGCAGTTGAAGCCGTACGTGGAGGAGGGTCTCCACCCCCAGACCATCATCAGAGCCTTCCGCAGCGCTACGCACCTGGCTGTCAAGAAGATCCGAGAGATCTCTGTCACCGTCAAGAAGGACGACAAGAAGTGAGTTGGGAGTGTGCGTGTGATCTTTCAAAGGGGATGGAATAAAGCGGGAAGAAGTTTCCGTTGGACATCAGATTGAACCGTGGTCTTCCTCTAGAGAACAGAGGGAGCTCTTGGTGACGCCACAGCCATGAACTCCAAGCTGATCACTGTCTACACCCTCTCTTCTATCCCCCTCTAGAGAACAGAGGGAACTCTTGGTGAAGTGTGCTGCCACAGCCATGAACTCCAAGCTGATCGCAGGTcagtttttatttgatttgattgaccAACAGAATCATAAGGTGATGGAATTAGCTTTACAAATGACTTACAATTTGTTAATCTACAGCATTTGTTACTATTGGTAGGGTGGCAAaatcccccccccctttttttgttTTAACATTTTATCCTGGTTGAACAattctggatttcctgcttattccttcCTGATTCTGGGAATTTTTGTAAAGTTGCCAAAATAATGCAACCCTAACGACTGGTAGTTTTTCAGAGTACGGGTATTCATGGGGTGTTAAGGTTGTAGTATACAGCTTGTATTAATGTTGTAATTCAACACCAGGTCAGAAGGAGTTCTTCAGTGAGATGGTGGTGGAGGCTGTCATGATGCTCGATGAGCTGCTGCCTCTCAAGATGATCGGGATCAAGAAGGTGCAGGGAGGAGCTCTGGAGGTAAGACTGGCACCTTAGGGGGTGTGAGAGAGGGAAGATGGAGCGTGTCGTTTTAGTGAGATGAGACTACAGTGCTGAATCTCGATATACTAACGCGGCTCTCCATCTTGGGGTGTCGGGCTGGGACCTAGGGTCCATCTCATTATAGGACCTAAAGCAGGGTAAACTACTTTGTTCCAACTAGACaacacacctgaccaactgagctaattgattagttcagtgattgcctaaattcaaaaCGCCTGGTCTTCCAGGTTTTTAAAAATGGTCTACTCCTGTCCCAGTGTAAACACGGTACAACCCAGCGTCCTGtctggtgttaacagggaaattATTGATTCTAGTGCACTACCATGTGGCCTGGATCCTTTCAAAAGGTTTCATTTATTCCACCACCTATTGCAGTCTTGTCTGTCTCCCTCTACAAGAGACTAATTTTACCCCCCTtgtctcttctcccctcttctctcccacccctcctccctctacagGAGTCTCACCTGGTAGCTGGCGTGGCCTTCAAGAAGACGTTCTCCTACGCCGGGTTTGAGATGCAGCCTAAACGTTACGACCAGCCCAAGATCGCTCTGCTCAATGTAGAGCTGGAGCTGAAGGCCGAGAAGGACAATGCAGAGGTCCGCGTCAAATCTGTTGAGGTTAGTAATCGATCAATCAATTTAACAATCAATAAAGGAGCGTTTTTGGCTCTGCTGTTGTCACTCAGTCTCATATTCTTCATATTTAGACTAAGACAATTGCCAGATGTTTCGACctgcttaaaaaatatatatatgagagagacgTGATTCGTACCCACGTCTCCAGTGATTATATGTGATCTGGAGTCTTGGGTTAAGCACTACCGCCAGACTCTAAAGATGGCGTTCCATTCAATCACCCTGTCCCTGTATACATCTGAAATATAAAGAGTATTATTGACTAAGCCATAGGCATTACAGTACCCTACACCAATGCTTTTTAAATGAATAAGGGAGAGTGAAGTCTATGCACCCTTTCCCCTCGGGTCTCCTCTCCAGGACTACCAGGCCATCGTGGATGCAGAGTGGAACATCCTGTATGACAAGCTGGAGAAGATCTACAAGTCAGGAGCCAAGGTACGTAGCTAGACGACGTTTTCCCTGGTTTACATGTCCTCTGGCAGTTGGTTGAACGGGTTGCCGTGACTACGGCATGCTAGCTTGCTGGCAGCGGAGACTAAGGTTAGACAATGTTGACTTTCATGCTAGCagacttttttttaaaggaaatTAATTCAACTTATCCCCCCAAAAAACGCATCAGCGATAGTAAATCTAGACTCACAATTTATCTTTGTTTTAAAAGCATGAAGAAATCAAAAGTTGTGTCTGAAATGTGACATGTTGCTCCTTTTTAAGGTGGTCCTGTCTAAGCTGCCCATTGGAGATGTGGCCACACAGTACTTTGCTGACCGGGATCTGTTTTGTGCCGGACGTGTTCAGGAGGAGGACCTCAAGAGGACAATGATGGTATGGGACCGCAGTCAGATAATTGGATTTTAAAACTGGGCTGTGTTCATTTGTAGAGTCTTCCAAGCCATGGAAAATGTCTGTTTCTCATTTGAGAAGTTCGCAAGCATTTGTCTGAATTTAGAGCAACTGTCAAGAGTGTAATTCTTATCAATAGTATCTTCTATTGGTTTGTACATTTTCAAACTGTATTGTTCCTAAtgtggtgtgtgtttctgtgtaatGTGTCCTCCAGGCCTGCGGGGGCTCCATCCAGACCAGTGTTGGCTCCATGACAGACGATGTCCTGGGGCGCTGTGAAGTCTTTGAAGAGGTGCaggttggaggagagaggtgagggcTCCTAGGAGGAACACTCCTCAGTGTGTTTATTTGCCGACTGCTTCGGGACActtgtagaacagctaagtgcgctgttggattaaaaaaataataataattgtcctTGCGCATTTTGTAACGGAAGATCTCCGCTAAACACAGAATAAAAATGTTTGTCTCTGTGACCGCCCAgtacaaagttgactacaaatacaaagttggcAAACAAGCGAAGAGTATAAAATGGtgcttcaaatgaaaaccaaGAGGACTGTCTTAAGAGACCTACAGTGGACTACATAGACCTATTGAAATCAATTTCACGTTAATTCAATTAATATTTTGCCAGTTGTAGGCTGGCTGTAATTTGACtcaatatatttcaggatgtgcCAAATCAATGCTTTAGTGCATTAGGCCTATTGTAGGGTAGGCTAAGCATTGGGCTAGAATAATCTGGCTTAATATTTGCAGCCATATCGGTGATAATTTCACTAGGAGTTGATCTGTTGTCAGTAATTGTGGAATAATGGTAAGGTTTTTGTATTTCACCCTCTTCTctccaatttcatgatatccaattgcgatccaagtttaatcttgtctcattgcgccAACTCCCCCGACGGGGCGCCAACTCCCCCGACGGGCTCGGGGAGATGCGAcagtcgagtcatgcgtcctccaaaacacgacccgccaaaccgcactccttaacacccgcccactTAACACGGAagacagctgcaccaatgtgcccgccacaaggagttacTAGAGTGCAATAAGCCAAGTAAGGGCCCcggcctaacccggatgacgctggaccAGTTGTGGGCAACCCTAAGGGATGGCCGGttatgacacagcctgggatcgaacccgggtctggagtgatgcctcaagcactg from Salvelinus namaycush isolate Seneca unplaced genomic scaffold, SaNama_1.0 Scaffold9, whole genome shotgun sequence includes these protein-coding regions:
- the cct7 gene encoding T-complex protein 1 subunit eta encodes the protein MMPTPVILLKEGTDTSQGVPQLISNINACQVIAEAVRTTLGPRGMDKLMVDGRGKATISNDGATILKLLDVVHPAAKTLVDIARSQDAEVGDGTTSVTLLAAEFLKQLKPYVEEGLHPQTIIRAFRSATHLAVKKIREISVTVKKDDKKEQRELLVKCAATAMNSKLIAGQKEFFSEMVVEAVMMLDELLPLKMIGIKKVQGGALEESHLVAGVAFKKTFSYAGFEMQPKRYDQPKIALLNVELELKAEKDNAEVRVKSVEDYQAIVDAEWNILYDKLEKIYKSGAKVVLSKLPIGDVATQYFADRDLFCAGRVQEEDLKRTMMACGGSIQTSVGSMTDDVLGRCEVFEEVQVGGERYNFFKGCPRSHTCTIILRGGAEQFMEETERSLHDAIMIVRRAIKNDSIVAGGGAIEMELSKYLRDYSRTIPGKQQLLIGAYAKALEIIPRQLCDNAGFDATNILNKLRAKHAQGGMWYGVDVNNEDIADNYLACVWEPSIVRINALTAASEAACLILSVDETIKNPRSSVEGPPGGGRGRGRGRPHAH